Proteins found in one Chloroflexota bacterium genomic segment:
- a CDS encoding substrate-binding domain-containing protein: MDTGKSTHVFSRRRFLAGGAATGGFLLMAACGGGSTGEAMPKEEMAEGEAPKEEAKQPEMEKVTLVFRDWRQPGRTATTWEVWFTWADETFREANPQVEAVEYSHVPFGAEYIQKLTTESAARVTADVVHSSIIWGRDLWDNDILMDLTAHAATTPDVGADQFMPSANPYRIADGKVFGLSFWGPDSYVMVINQDHYIDAGLDPKGEDQLTWEGLAATVERLSRKDSGGNYSRIGFTYHIPGMPEFAAWLYANGGEMHNAELTEAIFDTAQALEVAEHRQIQHVRYKDRVEGFPGSNLDILKGGQGSGISWGTWAAYYVRDEFPEDFNFWMVPMPQGPSTDGTTSGATWINMMVVPDGTSNPDLAFEFSRFTCGLEAQVQKLLLVNQVSPRLDFYNTPEWTKAVEDLPQLGVVPDVGARGKAYPFFRRYTSANEQWQIVRDAMSGESELDLRGALAETVKLISQELES, from the coding sequence ATGGATACGGGCAAGTCTACTCACGTGTTTTCGCGCCGGCGTTTTCTCGCCGGAGGTGCAGCAACAGGCGGATTCTTGCTGATGGCTGCGTGTGGTGGTGGAAGCACAGGCGAAGCCATGCCTAAGGAGGAGATGGCGGAAGGTGAGGCGCCCAAAGAGGAAGCCAAGCAGCCTGAGATGGAAAAGGTCACCTTGGTCTTCCGCGACTGGCGCCAGCCAGGCCGCACGGCGACGACATGGGAAGTCTGGTTCACCTGGGCGGATGAAACCTTCCGCGAAGCGAATCCGCAGGTAGAGGCGGTAGAGTATTCGCACGTACCCTTTGGCGCGGAGTATATTCAAAAGCTTACGACGGAATCCGCTGCACGCGTTACCGCCGACGTGGTGCATAGCTCCATCATATGGGGACGTGACCTGTGGGATAACGACATCCTCATGGATCTCACCGCACACGCCGCCACGACCCCGGACGTTGGAGCCGACCAGTTCATGCCCAGCGCCAATCCCTATCGCATTGCGGATGGCAAAGTCTTTGGCCTCTCTTTCTGGGGCCCGGACTCCTACGTGATGGTGATTAATCAGGACCACTATATAGATGCGGGTCTTGATCCCAAAGGCGAGGACCAGTTGACCTGGGAAGGCTTGGCCGCAACCGTGGAGAGGCTCTCCCGCAAGGACTCCGGCGGCAATTACTCTCGCATCGGCTTTACCTATCACATTCCCGGCATGCCCGAGTTTGCCGCCTGGCTTTACGCAAACGGCGGCGAAATGCACAACGCCGAGCTCACTGAAGCCATCTTCGACACTGCCCAGGCGCTGGAAGTAGCGGAGCACCGTCAGATCCAGCACGTGCGCTACAAGGACCGAGTTGAAGGCTTCCCGGGCAGTAACCTAGACATTCTCAAGGGAGGCCAAGGGTCCGGCATCTCCTGGGGTACCTGGGCCGCCTACTATGTCCGCGACGAATTCCCCGAAGACTTCAATTTCTGGATGGTGCCTATGCCGCAGGGGCCAAGCACCGATGGTACGACCAGTGGCGCGACCTGGATCAACATGATGGTTGTGCCTGACGGTACGTCAAATCCAGACTTGGCGTTTGAATTCAGCCGCTTCACGTGCGGCCTGGAGGCACAGGTGCAGAAGCTGCTCCTCGTCAACCAGGTCTCGCCGCGATTGGACTTCTACAACACGCCGGAGTGGACGAAAGCGGTGGAGGACCTGCCACAGCTCGGCGTCGTGCCCGACGTCGGTGCGAGAGGCAAGGCCTATCCGTTCTTTAGGCGCTACACGTCAGCCAATGAGCAATGGCAGATCGTACGCGATGCCATGAGCGGTGAGAGCGAACTCGACCTGCGCGGCGCTCTGGCCGAGACCGTCAAGCTCATCTCCCAGGAGCTTGAAAGTTAG
- a CDS encoding DNA-3-methyladenine glycosylase I, whose translation MEAPQKIEPQSLADYLEVMCKAVFHSGMSWAVVEAKWTDIKAAMRNFDPVAIAFLSEKELDDLAQDKRVIRNRRKLAAIIKNAQTMRDLEEEHGSFQNYLRSHGGFEPTVKDLCKRFGFLGETGAYYFLWVVNEDVPSYEEWCASRGRQPHATG comes from the coding sequence ATGGAAGCTCCGCAGAAAATAGAACCGCAGTCTCTTGCCGACTATCTCGAAGTCATGTGCAAGGCAGTCTTCCACAGCGGCATGTCGTGGGCCGTGGTGGAAGCAAAGTGGACCGACATCAAAGCGGCTATGCGCAACTTCGATCCGGTTGCGATTGCCTTCTTAAGCGAGAAAGAACTGGATGATCTGGCGCAGGACAAACGCGTCATCCGCAACCGCCGCAAGCTGGCGGCCATCATAAAGAATGCACAGACGATGCGCGACCTGGAAGAGGAACACGGGAGTTTTCAAAACTACCTGCGCTCGCATGGCGGTTTCGAGCCCACCGTCAAGGACTTGTGCAAGCGCTTCGGCTTCCTCGGCGAGACCGGCGCATACTACTTCCTCTGGGTCGTCAACGAGGACGTGCCGTCATACGAAGAGTGGTGCGCCTCCCGCGGGCGCCAACCGCATGCCACCGGCTAG
- the gatC gene encoding Asp-tRNA(Asn)/Glu-tRNA(Gln) amidotransferase subunit GatC: MKAAEDADTITRADVQHVADLARLALSPEEEERFQHQLSAVFEHFQKLSALDTEQIPPTAQVIPLINVMRPDAVEPSLTEQEVLANAPDREGDQFRVRAILDF; this comes from the coding sequence GTGAAAGCAGCAGAAGACGCAGATACTATAACGCGAGCCGATGTTCAGCACGTGGCTGACTTGGCTCGGCTGGCGCTCTCCCCTGAAGAGGAGGAGCGCTTCCAACATCAGCTTAGCGCAGTGTTTGAACACTTTCAGAAGCTTAGTGCCTTGGACACTGAGCAGATTCCCCCGACTGCGCAAGTGATCCCCCTTATAAACGTCATGCGGCCGGACGCGGTCGAACCATCGCTAACGGAACAAGAGGTGCTGGCCAATGCGCCGGACCGCGAGGGCGATCAGTTCCGCGTGCGTGCCATCCTGGATTTCTAG
- the gatA gene encoding Asp-tRNA(Asn)/Glu-tRNA(Gln) amidotransferase subunit GatA, which translates to MNLTALTVHEAQDLLSRGETTSVELTEAVLSQIEAVDERVQAFVTVTADRARAQAMSADERRAQVGAGAPPLLGIPTAIKDVMSTKGVRTTCSSRMLENYIPPYDATVMKKLNAQGIVLVGKTNMDEFAMGSSTEHSAFFTTRNPWDTDRVPGGSSGGSAAAVAADEAIFSLGSDTGGSIRQPAALCGVVGMKPTYGRVSRYGLVAFASSLDQIGPFTKDVTDCAMVLEAICGHDPRDATSAPQTVPNWREEMKQDVSGLRIGVPREYFGAGTDPAVEQSVRQAIDQLVGLGVAVEDVSLPHTDHALATYYIIAPAEASANLARYDGIKYGYSDQEAETMWEAYSRTRGRGFGSEVKRRILVGTHALSSGYYDAYYLKAQKVRTLIAADFQQAFERVDAIVCPTSATVAFKIGERVDDPISMYLSDLYTLPCNVAGLPGISQPCGLVQGLPVGLQFIGKPFDESTLLRLAYAYEQASGNRYKPALSQGAPQ; encoded by the coding sequence GTGAACCTCACTGCTCTGACCGTCCATGAGGCCCAAGACCTGCTTAGCCGTGGTGAGACTACGTCTGTAGAGCTCACTGAGGCGGTCTTGTCACAAATCGAGGCTGTGGACGAGCGGGTACAAGCCTTCGTCACCGTGACTGCGGACCGGGCTCGCGCGCAGGCTATGTCGGCTGATGAACGCCGCGCGCAGGTCGGTGCAGGCGCGCCGCCCCTGTTGGGTATTCCGACCGCCATTAAGGACGTGATGAGCACGAAGGGTGTGCGCACCACGTGTTCATCGCGTATGTTGGAAAACTATATTCCCCCGTATGATGCCACGGTCATGAAGAAGCTGAATGCACAGGGCATCGTGTTGGTGGGCAAGACCAACATGGATGAGTTTGCCATGGGTTCCAGCACGGAGCATTCAGCCTTCTTCACCACGCGCAACCCGTGGGACACCGATCGGGTACCGGGCGGTTCCAGCGGCGGTTCGGCAGCGGCGGTTGCTGCTGACGAAGCAATCTTTTCGTTGGGCTCCGACACCGGCGGTTCGATCCGGCAACCAGCCGCCCTTTGCGGCGTGGTTGGCATGAAGCCGACGTACGGGCGCGTGTCACGGTATGGTCTCGTCGCGTTTGCTTCCTCGCTGGACCAGATCGGACCGTTTACGAAGGACGTCACCGACTGCGCCATGGTGCTGGAAGCGATTTGCGGCCATGATCCGCGTGACGCCACGTCAGCCCCCCAAACTGTGCCAAACTGGCGGGAAGAGATGAAGCAGGATGTCAGCGGACTGCGGATTGGGGTACCGCGTGAGTATTTTGGCGCAGGCACCGACCCGGCAGTCGAACAGTCGGTTCGCCAGGCTATAGATCAGTTGGTTGGTTTAGGTGTTGCGGTTGAGGACGTTTCTCTGCCCCACACCGACCATGCGCTCGCCACGTATTACATTATCGCCCCGGCGGAAGCCAGCGCGAATTTGGCGCGCTACGACGGCATCAAATATGGATACTCAGATCAGGAAGCAGAGACGATGTGGGAAGCGTACAGCCGCACACGGGGCCGGGGCTTTGGTTCCGAGGTGAAGCGGCGCATTCTCGTCGGCACCCACGCGCTCTCCAGCGGTTATTACGACGCCTATTATTTGAAGGCGCAGAAGGTACGTACATTGATTGCGGCGGACTTCCAGCAGGCGTTTGAGCGTGTAGACGCCATCGTGTGCCCCACGTCCGCAACCGTTGCCTTCAAGATTGGCGAACGGGTTGACGACCCAATTAGCATGTACTTGTCTGACCTGTACACCTTGCCCTGCAACGTCGCGGGCCTGCCCGGCATTTCCCAGCCGTGCGGACTCGTGCAGGGACTACCCGTCGGGCTGCAATTCATTGGTAAGCCGTTCGACGAGTCAACGCTCTTGCGACTGGCGTACGCCTACGAACAAGCGAGCGGCAACCGCTACAAACCTGCCCTCTCTCAAGGAGCACCACAGTAA
- a CDS encoding aminotransferase class I/II-fold pyridoxal phosphate-dependent enzyme, with product MTASSITGTGPATEADVTGRMSSRVRQVPASGIRKFFDILASMDDVISLGVGEPDFVTPAHILQAGVDSLGQGETHYTSNYGIIELREAVAEYLSKHYGADYDPKTEILITAGVSEAVDIALRAVIDPGDEVIVPEPAYVSYRPCITFAGGEPVGINSSAETNFRITAEQISAAITPRTKALLLGFPANPTGTMLPRAEWEQIVDLARKHNLIMLSDEIYGRLAYTMEHTCVSALPGAWDRTILLGGFSKSYAMTGWRIGYVAAPSAVLEYIMKVHQYVLMCAPTMSQYAALQAVRHGEADIEQMLGEYTKRRTLIVDGLNDMGLDCVEPDGAFYCFPSIRSTGLSSQEFAERLLQEEHVACVAGDAFGPCGDGHVRMCYAVPTADIEVALERIANFVKRAQV from the coding sequence ATGACCGCATCCTCTATCACAGGCACAGGCCCGGCCACTGAGGCCGACGTTACCGGTAGGATGTCGTCCCGCGTCCGACAGGTGCCGGCCTCCGGCATTCGCAAGTTCTTCGACATACTTGCGAGCATGGACGACGTCATCTCGCTCGGTGTAGGAGAGCCCGACTTTGTGACCCCTGCACATATCTTGCAAGCCGGAGTAGACTCGCTCGGCCAGGGCGAGACGCACTACACCTCGAACTACGGAATCATCGAGTTACGAGAGGCAGTGGCGGAATATCTCAGCAAACACTATGGTGCCGACTACGATCCAAAGACGGAGATTCTCATTACCGCCGGCGTGAGTGAAGCAGTCGACATTGCCTTGCGCGCCGTGATCGATCCCGGCGATGAGGTAATCGTGCCGGAGCCCGCGTATGTCTCGTACCGACCGTGCATAACATTCGCCGGCGGTGAGCCGGTTGGCATAAACAGTTCGGCGGAAACCAACTTCCGCATCACCGCAGAGCAAATCAGCGCGGCGATCACACCGCGGACCAAGGCATTGTTACTGGGCTTTCCGGCAAATCCGACCGGGACCATGTTGCCCCGCGCGGAGTGGGAGCAGATTGTCGACCTGGCTCGCAAGCACAATCTCATCATGCTCTCCGACGAGATCTACGGGCGACTTGCCTACACGATGGAGCACACGTGCGTCAGCGCTCTCCCCGGGGCCTGGGACCGCACCATCCTGCTCGGCGGCTTTTCGAAGTCCTACGCCATGACCGGCTGGCGCATCGGTTACGTGGCCGCGCCGAGCGCGGTGTTGGAATACATCATGAAGGTGCACCAGTACGTGCTGATGTGCGCGCCGACCATGAGCCAGTACGCGGCCCTGCAAGCCGTGCGGCACGGCGAAGCCGACATCGAGCAGATGCTCGGTGAGTACACCAAGCGGCGTACGCTCATCGTTGACGGTTTGAATGACATGGGGCTTGACTGCGTGGAGCCGGACGGCGCGTTTTACTGCTTCCCCAGCATACGTTCGACCGGACTCTCGTCCCAGGAGTTTGCGGAACGCTTGTTACAGGAAGAGCACGTCGCCTGTGTGGCGGGAGATGCTTTCGGCCCGTGCGGCGACGGCCACGTGCGCATGTGCTATGCCGTGCCGACCGCCGACATTGAAGTAGCGCTAGAACGAATCGCGAATTTCGTCAAGCGCGCGCAAGTGTAG